A single genomic interval of SAR324 cluster bacterium harbors:
- a CDS encoding ABC transporter substrate-binding protein: protein MFKLFLAGLTGLALFGNVALAQVNENAPQGGSMTVTYKDDVATLDPAIGYDWQNWSMIKSLFDGLMGYEPGSTQLRNELSASNTISADGMVHVFKLKNGIKFHNGRGITAADVKYSLERVTNPKTQSPGAGFFGMIDGFDSWNAGQGSGLSGVKVIDDKTIEIRLSRPDATFLHVMALNFASIVPKEAVDAAGEDFGRKPVGSGAFKLAEWTPGQRVVFEAFDGYHRAGVPKLESVTFEIGLEPMVALLRLQQGMADTLGDGIPPAQFMQVMNDPNQSKNVIEGGQLHTGYITMNTRMAPFDNVMVRKAVNMAINKERIVRIINGRAVPANQPLPPTMPGYAKDYKGYPFDPDGAKRMLADAGLANGFSTELFVYNTDPNPRIAQAIQQDLAAIGIKAEIRNLAQANVIAAGGEPDQAPMIWSGGMAWIADFPDPSNFYGPILGCAGAVQGGWNWSWYCNEALDARAGEADSMTDPSKTAEREAAWRQIYVDIMDDAPWVPVFNEQRFTFRSDKIDGDGTLFVDPVHIPVNYDYIFSTQAK, encoded by the coding sequence ATGTTCAAGCTTTTCCTGGCAGGTCTCACTGGACTTGCACTTTTTGGCAACGTGGCATTGGCCCAAGTTAATGAAAATGCCCCTCAGGGTGGTTCTATGACGGTCACGTATAAGGATGATGTTGCGACACTGGATCCGGCAATTGGCTATGACTGGCAAAACTGGTCTATGATTAAGAGTCTTTTTGATGGCTTGATGGGATACGAGCCGGGAAGTACTCAGCTGCGTAATGAGCTGTCCGCAAGCAACACCATTTCAGCAGATGGGATGGTGCACGTCTTTAAATTAAAGAATGGAATCAAATTTCATAACGGTCGTGGAATCACAGCTGCAGACGTCAAGTATTCACTGGAGCGTGTGACAAATCCAAAAACTCAAAGCCCTGGTGCAGGTTTCTTTGGGATGATCGATGGTTTTGATTCCTGGAATGCTGGGCAGGGTTCTGGTCTTTCCGGTGTTAAAGTGATTGATGACAAGACCATAGAAATCCGACTTTCTCGTCCTGATGCGACATTCCTACACGTGATGGCACTCAACTTTGCTTCGATTGTGCCCAAGGAAGCAGTTGATGCCGCAGGGGAAGATTTTGGTCGAAAGCCAGTCGGATCCGGCGCTTTCAAGTTGGCAGAGTGGACTCCCGGACAACGAGTCGTTTTCGAAGCATTTGACGGATACCACAGAGCTGGAGTACCCAAGCTGGAGAGTGTGACCTTTGAGATTGGGCTAGAACCGATGGTGGCTTTGCTCCGCTTGCAGCAAGGAATGGCAGACACATTGGGTGATGGTATTCCTCCAGCGCAGTTCATGCAGGTGATGAACGATCCCAACCAGTCAAAAAACGTAATCGAAGGAGGGCAACTCCATACGGGTTACATCACGATGAACACCCGGATGGCTCCATTTGACAATGTGATGGTTCGCAAGGCCGTCAACATGGCGATCAATAAGGAGCGTATCGTCCGCATCATCAATGGACGTGCCGTTCCGGCAAACCAGCCGTTGCCTCCAACAATGCCAGGCTATGCCAAGGATTATAAAGGCTACCCCTTTGATCCAGACGGTGCCAAGAGGATGCTTGCGGATGCTGGATTGGCAAATGGTTTTTCGACCGAACTGTTTGTATACAACACCGATCCAAACCCACGAATTGCCCAGGCGATTCAACAGGATTTGGCGGCGATAGGGATCAAGGCTGAAATCCGCAACCTGGCCCAAGCCAACGTTATTGCAGCAGGTGGTGAACCCGATCAGGCACCAATGATCTGGTCTGGAGGAATGGCCTGGATTGCTGATTTCCCTGATCCTTCCAACTTTTACGGTCCCATCCTGGGTTGTGCCGGTGCTGTTCAGGGTGGATGGAACTGGTCCTGGTATTGTAATGAAGCGCTGGATGCTCGAGCAGGTGAGGCTGATTCAATGACGGATCCCTCCAAGACCGCGGAACGGGAAGCTGCCTGGAGACAAATCTACGTAGATATCATGGATGATGCCCCATGGGTCCCAGTCTTCAATGAACAACGCTTCACCTTCCGCTCTGACAAGATCGATGGTGATGGGACACTCTTTGTAGATCCGGTTCACATCCCAGTCAACTACGACTACATCTTCTCAACGCAAGCCAAGTAA
- a CDS encoding phosphotransferase, translating to MIEMYDDQLIETLRQGVIGLLDKWGLDPQTNVELLTISENATFRAEEPDSGRQIVLRVHRPGYHTQQEIESELDWIVALREEGIVETPEPLIVKGGRHLTSFEMQGEQRFVTAFAFMTGVEPSPTENLNSGFERLGAISARLHQQVRTWKQPSSFVRKIWNFDTTVGPKPHWGDWRDAPKLTKDGEQLLERTCLELKRQLNEFGEGADRFGLIHADLRLANLLVEGDRLGIIDFDDCGFGWFVYDFAAAVSFFEHEPIVAELEDSWIRGYRSVAPLSEEDAKMFPTFVLLRRLLLTAWIGSHAETPAAQDVIETYTAGTLALADDFLSRT from the coding sequence GTGATAGAGATGTATGACGATCAATTGATCGAAACACTACGGCAAGGAGTAATTGGTTTACTTGACAAATGGGGGCTTGACCCCCAAACCAATGTCGAATTGCTAACCATCTCTGAGAATGCAACATTTCGTGCAGAAGAGCCCGATAGCGGACGACAGATCGTGCTCCGAGTTCATCGACCGGGCTACCATACCCAACAAGAGATCGAGTCCGAGCTGGATTGGATCGTAGCCTTGCGTGAAGAGGGGATTGTCGAAACCCCAGAACCCCTTATAGTCAAAGGTGGCAGACATCTGACCAGCTTCGAAATGCAGGGAGAGCAACGTTTTGTAACGGCTTTCGCATTTATGACCGGAGTTGAGCCTTCTCCAACGGAAAACCTGAACAGTGGCTTTGAGCGACTAGGGGCCATCAGCGCCCGACTACACCAACAGGTTCGAACTTGGAAGCAACCATCTTCCTTTGTCCGCAAGATCTGGAATTTTGACACTACAGTGGGGCCGAAGCCTCACTGGGGAGACTGGCGAGATGCACCCAAATTGACAAAGGATGGGGAACAGTTGTTGGAAAGAACCTGCCTAGAATTGAAACGCCAACTTAATGAATTTGGAGAGGGTGCAGACCGATTTGGACTGATCCACGCCGACCTGCGACTCGCCAATCTTCTCGTGGAAGGAGACCGTTTGGGGATCATTGATTTTGATGACTGCGGTTTTGGCTGGTTTGTCTATGATTTCGCGGCTGCCGTTAGTTTCTTCGAACATGAACCCATCGTTGCTGAATTGGAAGATTCTTGGATTCGAGGCTACCGAAGCGTTGCTCCACTCAGTGAGGAGGATGCGAAGATGTTTCCCACTTTTGTGCTGCTTCGCAGGTTGTTACTTACCGCCTGGATTGGTAGTCACGCTGAGACTCCAGCAGCACAGGATGTGATTGAAACTTATACAGCTGGAACCTTGGCACTCGCCGATGATTTTCTCTCGAGAACCTAG
- a CDS encoding ADP-ribosylglycohydrolase family protein, with translation MSPYQPEKIRGMLLGMFIGDALAMPVHWYYNTKALLQDYGPIRNMETPKEFHPDSLLHLSNTGGHGRGKQHGSIVGDVILKGRKEFWARPKLHYHHALRAGENTLNLQCLRVLLRSAIPDYSTDRFLEPYIDFMTTTDSHQDSYAESFHRDFFANWAKGKPAENCAGAEDHNTASVGGLVLLPPVLVKSMGDWLTIRTQLRLTHRSPKLEHYAEPVMELLHKLLQQEHSTNLREQTLEATQPLGLRLSKLLEEADRKDWQDQEVIGPIFSPACYIEHSVPSLLYLLAKYETDAEKALIANTEAGGDNCHRGAILGALLGAAGGTSVFPSRWIEQLYDRTTILEEIEYFIESVN, from the coding sequence ATGAGCCCTTACCAACCAGAGAAAATTCGCGGAATGCTCCTCGGTATGTTCATCGGAGATGCCCTCGCAATGCCTGTTCATTGGTACTACAATACCAAAGCCCTTCTGCAGGACTACGGTCCGATCCGCAATATGGAGACCCCCAAGGAATTTCATCCAGATTCTCTGCTGCACCTCTCCAATACAGGAGGTCATGGGCGTGGAAAACAGCACGGTAGCATCGTGGGCGATGTGATCCTCAAAGGGCGCAAGGAGTTCTGGGCCAGACCCAAGCTCCACTACCACCATGCACTGCGAGCTGGGGAAAACACCCTGAACCTTCAGTGTCTGCGGGTCTTATTGCGGAGTGCTATTCCGGATTACTCAACAGATAGATTTTTGGAGCCCTACATTGATTTCATGACTACTACAGACTCTCATCAAGACAGCTATGCTGAGTCTTTCCATCGAGATTTCTTTGCCAACTGGGCCAAGGGTAAGCCCGCTGAGAACTGTGCTGGCGCAGAGGATCACAACACAGCATCGGTTGGAGGCCTCGTTCTGCTTCCTCCGGTTCTTGTCAAATCGATGGGAGATTGGTTGACAATTCGCACTCAGTTACGACTGACTCATCGATCTCCAAAGCTGGAACACTACGCAGAACCCGTCATGGAGCTGTTACACAAATTGCTTCAGCAAGAGCACTCCACCAATCTTAGGGAGCAGACGCTTGAAGCCACTCAACCACTGGGACTTCGCCTATCCAAATTGCTCGAAGAAGCAGATCGTAAAGACTGGCAGGACCAGGAAGTCATCGGCCCAATTTTCAGTCCTGCATGCTACATCGAGCACTCTGTTCCTTCTCTACTTTATCTGCTGGCCAAGTATGAGACTGATGCTGAGAAGGCCTTGATTGCCAATACGGAAGCCGGTGGTGATAACTGTCATCGTGGTGCCATCCTTGGAGCGCTTCTGGGAGCAGCAGGGGGGACAAGCGTTTTCCCAAGCCGATGGATCGAACAACTTTACGACCGTACCACGATTCTTGAAGAAATCGAGTATTTCATTGAATCTGTCAACTGA
- a CDS encoding DMT family transporter: protein MILIYYWTEARPVYKGILLMILASFAFSCMDTIAKMMSAHYDPFQVVWARYCSQSFWSLVVLAPFITSLLKTRYLKLQILRSGLLFGATLAFFSALPYLKLAELFAIFEVAPLLITCLSFLILKEKVSWPRWVGVTIGLLGALIIIRPGTEVFTPYALLPIVAAGCFAGYSIMTRFLGSEESPWTNFLYTALIGTVIASILVIPKWQPIVLEDLPILSSFGIIGGIGHLMLIFALRYTQASILAPFSYFGLLYSSFWGFFIFDELPDIFTYLGALVIVASGIFVWYRENSKTVVAVMREG, encoded by the coding sequence TTGATTCTGATATACTATTGGACCGAGGCGCGCCCTGTCTACAAGGGCATTTTGCTGATGATTCTGGCGAGTTTTGCCTTCAGCTGCATGGACACCATCGCCAAGATGATGAGCGCTCACTATGATCCCTTTCAGGTAGTCTGGGCCCGTTATTGTAGTCAGAGTTTTTGGTCCCTGGTAGTCCTTGCGCCCTTCATAACAAGCTTGCTGAAAACCAGGTATCTCAAGCTACAGATTCTGAGATCGGGGCTGTTGTTTGGTGCAACGTTAGCCTTTTTCTCAGCGCTACCCTATCTGAAGTTGGCTGAACTGTTTGCCATCTTTGAGGTAGCTCCGCTGCTGATCACCTGCCTCTCCTTTCTGATTCTCAAGGAAAAAGTCAGCTGGCCGCGTTGGGTGGGAGTCACCATCGGTCTGCTAGGAGCATTGATCATCATTCGCCCTGGTACGGAGGTCTTTACTCCCTACGCACTGCTACCGATCGTGGCGGCGGGCTGTTTTGCTGGCTACTCGATTATGACACGTTTTCTGGGATCTGAAGAGTCACCCTGGACGAATTTTCTCTACACTGCCCTGATCGGAACAGTGATCGCTTCGATATTGGTAATTCCAAAGTGGCAACCGATTGTGCTGGAGGATCTACCGATTCTGTCAAGTTTTGGGATCATTGGGGGAATCGGGCACCTGATGCTGATCTTTGCCCTGCGGTACACCCAAGCTTCAATCTTGGCACCCTTCTCCTACTTTGGCTTGTTGTACAGCAGTTTCTGGGGATTTTTTATCTTTGATGAGCTACCAGACATCTTCACTTACCTTGGAGCCCTTGTGATCGTCGCTTCGGGCATTTTTGTCTGGTATCGAGAGAATAGCAAAACCGTGGTTGCGGTGATGCGGGAAGGCTAG
- a CDS encoding nucleoside triphosphate hydrolase, whose protein sequence is MAPSIDLKELQELIQQRSSQGRILVAFAGPPGSGKSTIAGELESALNQEQPEQAMILPMDGFHYDDLYLVPAGLRPRKGAPQTFDVWGFYHILRRLRERQEEFVAVPVFDRDLEIARAGARLIPAKVPVILVEGNYLLLQQEPWSQLRSLFDVAVLLEVPEAVLEKRLTARWQYYELPSEEIAAKVNKNDLPNGRYVMAESGGEDYRLKSG, encoded by the coding sequence ATGGCACCCTCGATAGACCTGAAAGAATTACAGGAATTGATTCAGCAACGAAGCTCACAGGGACGGATCCTTGTTGCATTCGCAGGACCTCCCGGATCTGGAAAATCTACCATCGCTGGTGAACTAGAATCAGCCCTGAATCAGGAACAGCCTGAGCAGGCGATGATTTTGCCAATGGATGGATTCCATTATGATGATCTGTACCTGGTGCCAGCAGGTTTAAGGCCACGCAAAGGAGCTCCACAGACCTTTGATGTGTGGGGATTTTATCACATTTTACGACGTTTGCGTGAGAGGCAGGAAGAGTTCGTGGCAGTGCCGGTTTTTGATCGAGATTTGGAGATTGCCCGAGCTGGAGCTCGATTGATTCCTGCAAAAGTACCGGTGATCCTGGTAGAGGGTAATTATCTACTACTTCAGCAGGAACCTTGGTCGCAGTTGAGGTCGCTGTTCGATGTGGCCGTTCTGCTCGAGGTGCCGGAAGCTGTGTTGGAGAAACGACTGACTGCACGCTGGCAGTATTATGAGTTGCCCTCCGAGGAAATTGCTGCGAAGGTGAATAAGAACGACCTACCGAACGGGCGTTACGTGATGGCTGAAAGTGGTGGAGAAGACTATCGCCTGAAGAGCGGATAA
- a CDS encoding acetamidase/formamidase family protein, with amino-acid sequence MCQNRDHTIHGANHHFGWDNSFSPAVVVAPGDRLHLECLDSSAGQFTPQSTTSDVPNLDFGKVNPVTGPIFIDGAEPGDVLKVEIEGFHPSGFGWTANIPGFGLLADQFKEPFLKVWKYDPKEMAPAVYSDIASIPLKPFAGTLGLAPAEDGLHSVVPPRRMGGNMDIRDLTSGTTLYLPVEVKGALLSIGDTHAAQGDGEVCGTAIESPMNVDVRVDLIKQTPLVNPRFTTPGPVTRHLDSKGYEVTTGIGPDLMSSAGNAVSSMIDLLSTAHGISAVEAYLLCSVCGDLRISEIVDMPNWVVSFYFPRVVFE; translated from the coding sequence ATGTGCCAGAATCGTGATCACACCATTCATGGCGCCAACCATCACTTTGGGTGGGACAACTCGTTTTCACCCGCTGTTGTGGTGGCTCCCGGGGATCGGCTGCACTTGGAATGTTTGGACAGCTCGGCAGGGCAGTTCACTCCCCAAAGTACGACATCTGATGTCCCCAATCTTGATTTTGGGAAGGTGAATCCTGTTACCGGACCAATTTTTATTGATGGCGCAGAACCTGGGGATGTGCTCAAAGTTGAGATTGAAGGCTTCCATCCTTCAGGCTTCGGTTGGACAGCTAATATTCCAGGTTTTGGCTTGTTAGCTGATCAGTTCAAGGAACCTTTCCTCAAGGTCTGGAAGTATGATCCCAAGGAAATGGCTCCTGCTGTCTATTCTGATATTGCCAGCATCCCTCTCAAGCCCTTTGCAGGTACCTTAGGGTTGGCCCCAGCCGAGGATGGACTGCATTCGGTAGTTCCTCCCCGAAGGATGGGTGGCAACATGGATATTCGTGACTTGACCAGCGGTACAACACTCTACCTGCCGGTGGAAGTCAAAGGTGCACTGCTGTCTATCGGGGATACTCATGCTGCTCAAGGCGATGGTGAGGTCTGCGGAACGGCCATTGAGAGTCCAATGAATGTGGATGTTCGTGTGGACCTAATAAAGCAGACCCCGTTGGTGAACCCACGTTTCACTACACCAGGGCCTGTCACTCGACATCTTGATTCCAAGGGTTATGAAGTAACAACAGGGATCGGTCCAGACTTGATGTCTAGTGCTGGGAACGCAGTCTCCAGTATGATTGACTTGCTTTCTACCGCCCATGGAATTAGTGCAGTGGAGGCATATCTACTGTGCTCAGTTTGTGGCGATCTGCGGATTTCTGAGATCGTAGACATGCCCAACTGGGTAGTCTCCTTCTACTTCCCCAGGGTGGTCTTCGAGTGA
- a CDS encoding ABC transporter permease produces the protein MRNYVLRRLLQSGLILLGISLVTFILLYLIPADPARQIAGRSATAETVANIRAQLGLDDPVMIQYFNYLGNLVQGDMGRSYLQKVEVSVLIAGRLPASLLLMVSAIVTELILGLTIGIVAALRRNKFEDQALMIFSFVSISAPQFVIGILLLYFFSIQLQWLPIGGYGTFAHLILPSLTLGLLGAGWYSRMMRSSMIDVLHQDFVRTARAKGIAQSQVIVRHVIPNAILPIIAMVGIDIGLFMSGIVVVESVFGWPGIGQLAWQAIQRIDIPVIMGVTIVSATAIVLGNLLADLIAPWIDPRIKIK, from the coding sequence ATGCGAAACTATGTACTCCGTCGGCTGTTGCAGAGTGGCCTAATTCTGCTGGGAATCTCATTGGTCACCTTCATTCTGCTCTACCTAATTCCAGCTGATCCAGCACGACAGATTGCTGGCAGAAGTGCCACTGCCGAAACCGTTGCGAACATTCGAGCCCAACTGGGATTAGATGATCCAGTCATGATTCAGTACTTCAACTATCTTGGGAATTTGGTTCAGGGTGACATGGGGCGCAGTTACTTGCAGAAAGTGGAAGTCAGTGTACTGATTGCCGGTCGCTTACCAGCGAGCCTGCTACTGATGGTTTCTGCAATTGTGACTGAGTTGATCCTTGGATTGACCATTGGAATTGTTGCTGCCTTACGACGCAATAAGTTTGAAGATCAAGCACTGATGATCTTCAGTTTTGTTTCAATCTCAGCACCTCAGTTCGTGATTGGAATTCTTTTGTTATATTTCTTTTCTATTCAGTTGCAGTGGTTGCCGATTGGAGGCTATGGAACCTTTGCACACCTGATTCTTCCATCTCTCACCCTAGGCCTGCTGGGCGCTGGGTGGTACTCGCGCATGATGCGCTCTTCTATGATTGATGTCCTACATCAAGACTTTGTACGAACGGCCCGAGCAAAGGGAATTGCTCAGAGCCAAGTCATTGTGCGACATGTAATTCCCAACGCAATCTTGCCAATCATTGCCATGGTTGGTATAGACATTGGTCTATTCATGTCAGGGATTGTTGTTGTGGAGAGTGTGTTTGGCTGGCCAGGTATAGGGCAACTTGCATGGCAGGCCATCCAGCGAATTGACATCCCAGTCATCATGGGAGTCACGATTGTTTCCGCCACAGCAATTGTGCTGGGTAATTTGTTGGCTGACTTGATCGCACCGTGGATCGATCCACGAATCAAGATCAAGTAA
- a CDS encoding ABC transporter ATP-binding protein — protein MTSPQSPNSSQVQHPGGSLLSVQDLHVQVATPTGAKTVLDGLSFELGRGETLCLAGESGSGKSMTALAIMGLLPKPMARISKGSIQLGDIELTRLSERQYRKIRAAQISMIFQEPMTSLNPISTVQKQLCETLLEHGQCSRQEAPDRALTLLKDVCLTEPEQRLQQYPHELSGGMRQRVMIAMALACDPEILIADEPTTALDVTVQAEILELMRILQKEHNTGLLMITHDMGVVAEMADRVLVMKEGQEVETAAVRQLFSKPTHPYSQALLKAVPRLGSSEPKEPLPTTLESVVQIKDLKVHFFIRGGVFNRLVARIHAVENVSLSIRAGSTLALVGESGCGKSTIGKAIMGLVPWSGQIQLNGDSIAGLSRPQMQGVLRNIQMIFQDPGASLDPRMKVGEQVEEPMLVHGISRGTELKDRVAYLFQRVGLSKDAIERYPHEFSGGQRQRICIARALSLSPKVIIADECVSALDVSIQAQVLELLKELQQEDDLAYLFISHDMAVIEQMADEVAVMRLGQIVEHGYRDAVLRDPRHYYTQRLLSAVPIPDPEIERAQPLREASAEPESPIFKLHEHPTPLHLQEIAPGHLVAS, from the coding sequence GTGACTTCCCCTCAATCTCCCAACTCTTCTCAAGTCCAGCATCCTGGAGGGAGTCTTCTATCCGTCCAGGATCTGCATGTTCAGGTCGCTACCCCTACTGGAGCAAAAACAGTCCTTGACGGGCTCTCTTTTGAATTGGGCCGTGGGGAAACACTCTGCCTGGCTGGTGAAAGTGGGTCTGGCAAATCCATGACGGCTCTAGCGATCATGGGATTGTTGCCAAAACCGATGGCCCGGATCTCCAAGGGATCCATTCAACTTGGTGATATTGAACTAACTCGCCTCTCTGAACGTCAGTATCGGAAAATCAGGGCTGCGCAGATCTCGATGATTTTCCAAGAGCCGATGACCTCCCTCAATCCAATCAGCACGGTTCAAAAACAACTTTGTGAAACCTTGCTGGAGCATGGACAGTGCAGCCGGCAGGAAGCCCCAGATCGAGCCCTAACCCTGCTCAAAGATGTATGCCTAACAGAACCGGAACAGCGTCTTCAGCAATATCCTCATGAGCTATCCGGGGGTATGCGACAGCGAGTGATGATCGCCATGGCCTTAGCCTGTGATCCAGAGATTCTGATAGCCGATGAACCAACTACGGCGCTTGACGTGACAGTACAGGCTGAAATTCTTGAGTTGATGCGCATCCTCCAAAAAGAACATAACACCGGGCTGCTGATGATCACTCATGATATGGGAGTTGTTGCTGAGATGGCAGATCGTGTGTTGGTTATGAAGGAAGGTCAAGAGGTGGAGACTGCTGCGGTCCGGCAACTGTTTAGCAAGCCAACCCATCCCTACTCACAAGCTTTGTTGAAGGCTGTTCCTCGTCTCGGTTCCTCTGAGCCCAAGGAGCCACTTCCGACCACCCTTGAGAGTGTTGTGCAAATCAAGGATCTCAAAGTTCATTTCTTTATTCGAGGAGGGGTGTTTAATCGTCTGGTGGCTCGAATTCATGCTGTCGAAAACGTCTCACTTTCCATCCGGGCTGGTTCAACCCTTGCGCTTGTGGGGGAATCTGGTTGTGGTAAGTCTACTATTGGCAAGGCGATTATGGGACTTGTTCCTTGGTCTGGACAGATTCAACTGAATGGTGACTCGATTGCTGGCCTCAGTCGTCCGCAGATGCAAGGAGTGCTGCGGAACATTCAGATGATCTTTCAAGACCCAGGGGCCTCGCTAGATCCAAGAATGAAAGTCGGGGAGCAGGTGGAAGAACCAATGTTGGTACATGGGATTTCCCGTGGAACAGAGTTGAAAGATCGAGTGGCTTATCTTTTTCAAAGGGTTGGACTCTCCAAGGATGCTATCGAACGTTATCCGCATGAATTTTCAGGTGGCCAACGTCAACGTATCTGTATCGCCAGAGCCTTGTCTCTCTCTCCCAAAGTGATCATTGCAGATGAGTGTGTTTCTGCCCTAGATGTTTCTATTCAGGCTCAAGTTCTGGAATTGCTCAAGGAACTTCAGCAGGAGGATGACCTCGCTTATCTATTTATCAGCCATGACATGGCTGTGATCGAGCAAATGGCCGATGAGGTTGCCGTGATGCGTCTTGGGCAAATCGTGGAGCATGGATACCGCGATGCAGTACTTCGCGATCCACGTCATTACTATACACAAAGGCTGCTATCAGCAGTGCCCATTCCTGATCCGGAGATTGAACGAGCCCAACCTCTCAGAGAAGCTTCAGCAGAACCGGAATCCCCGATTTTCAAACTTCACGAACATCCCACCCCACTTCATCTCCAAGAAATTGCGCCAGGGCATCTTGTCGCATCTTGA
- a CDS encoding ABC transporter permease, with amino-acid sequence MLIVFSQLFNRPSAVFGIAVILLMLFAAVFAPWLMPHDPFEQSFDGLTLMGEPLPPGGEFPLGTDLLGRDLASRLILGTRTSLIIGVLANGIAVLMGAFVGILAGYFGGWLGMVLMRFTDLMMAFPALLLAIVLAAIFKPSLLIVVLVIAMVNWVQMARVVYTEARSLAEREFIQVQKAIGSSPFRILFHHLLPHLLSSIIVFGTLGISTTVLLEATLSFLGVGVQPPTPSWGNIIFENQTYFNTAPWLVFFPGVAILLLALAFNLVGDALRDILDPTLKGRH; translated from the coding sequence ATGCTGATTGTGTTTAGCCAACTTTTCAATCGGCCTAGTGCTGTCTTCGGGATCGCTGTGATCCTGTTGATGCTGTTCGCGGCGGTCTTTGCGCCCTGGCTGATGCCGCACGATCCCTTTGAACAAAGTTTTGATGGATTGACACTCATGGGGGAACCCCTTCCCCCGGGTGGTGAATTCCCATTGGGCACGGATCTACTTGGACGAGACTTGGCCTCACGACTGATTTTAGGCACTAGAACCTCACTCATCATTGGTGTGTTGGCCAATGGGATTGCCGTATTGATGGGCGCCTTTGTCGGGATTCTGGCAGGCTATTTTGGGGGTTGGTTGGGAATGGTCCTGATGCGCTTCACCGATCTGATGATGGCCTTTCCCGCTTTACTGCTGGCCATCGTTCTTGCTGCTATCTTCAAGCCAAGTCTGTTGATTGTGGTCTTGGTGATCGCAATGGTAAATTGGGTCCAGATGGCCCGGGTGGTTTACACGGAAGCTCGTTCCCTTGCAGAGCGAGAATTTATTCAGGTACAGAAAGCGATTGGTTCGAGTCCATTTCGGATCCTCTTTCATCACTTACTCCCACATTTGCTTTCATCGATCATTGTATTTGGCACGCTTGGAATCTCAACAACAGTCTTGTTGGAAGCAACCCTCAGCTTTCTAGGTGTTGGAGTTCAGCCACCCACTCCATCGTGGGGAAACATCATCTTTGAGAATCAAACCTATTTCAACACAGCACCCTGGTTGGTCTTTTTTCCAGGAGTAGCCATCCTCCTGTTGGCCCTGGCCTTCAATCTGGTGGGGGATGCTCTGCGGGATATTCTAGATCCTACCTTGAAGGGCCGTCACTGA